The nucleotide sequence TTCTCTGCTCCATCCCATTGGGCAAGTAGCCTGCAATGATGGGAACCGGCCATATGAGAGCAGCAACACTCCATACGATGATGACCAGAGTCATGAAACAAGCCACAAGTGTGGACTCGATGGGCTTTCTGTTCAGCCTCCAACTTTTGTCACCCTTCAGCTCGTCCAGGCTGAAATCCACGCAGCAGAAGGCGACCTGCTCGGCGGTCTGCTGACCCCTGGCCCTGCCGGGAACCAGCCTCCTGTAGCGGGACATGCCGCAGCCCACGCACAGCCTCAAATCCTGCTGACCCCCGGTGGTGCCCAGGTGCTCGATGATCACGGGCGAGATGGCCCGGTTGAAGGAGGCGGAGAAAAAAGCTCGCCCGTGGTTGTTGGTGGTGTACACGAGAACGTCGCACTGGAAGCCGAAGCTGCTGTCCCAGCGAGCCACCAGCGAGGCGGGCAGCAGTCTCTGGACGCTCACGTTGCACCGAGACGACGTCTGCAGGGTGGACGCGTCCGGGGAGGCTTCGCTCGACCTCTTGGACAGACGCGCGTCCAGGCCCGGGTCGGACAAGAACCTGTTGGAGGAGTTGACGGGTGGCAGCAGCAGCATGTCTTCGTCGCTCCAGCCCCGGCATCGCTGCGCAAGTCCGGCCACCGCGATCAGTGCCAACAGCAGgggcggataggaattcagcatGGCCCGGGGCGCGTCGCTCCTGCTCGCATGGTGCGTGGGAAGAACCGCTGGCGATTTTTAACCACGCCGATCCGGATGGAGAGATTCTCCTCGCTGCCCGACTGCTGCGAATGGGAACGTCCAATGGCTGTCACATGCGCGCGCGCGCACCCTCCCTTTTGAGActctcctcatcctcatccaaCTGTGTCCTCCTGCTCCCTTCCCATATTTTCTACCCAAAAGCCATTCAGCCGAATCAAAACGAAAAAAAGGGTCGAGGAACATACAATAGGTTTCCTTTCCTAAACATTTCTTGGCCCTCTTTCACAAACGTGGAACTTTCTTTTTTGAGTTGAACACTGGTCAGAATTAAGGAGAACCAATGTGTTATCAAGCACaaattgttttgcattttgcaggtaaatttggacattacattttgctCGTTGATTGTtgacagaaaagaaaaactgccaaacttttcattcattttctgaaccgctgatcctcacaagggtcgtggggggtgcacTCCACCTCAGCTGACTGACTTTTGCAGGTCAATTTGGACATTACATTTAGCTTATTGATTGTTGACAGAAAACAAAAACTGCcaaacttttcattcattttctgaactgcttatcctcacaaggttcgcggggggtgcacTCCACCTCAACTGACTGACCTTAGCCAAGGaggatgaacaaccattcacgttcacataCAGCAAAACTTTCATTGTTTAATTTATAATTCATTATGTACACATCATCATGGTAGTCTATAGTTTCCAGTCTCAAGACATTTGTGCAAAAGACTTGTTGGGAAATAATAGGGGGGAAAGGTTTAGAGCAAGATTAATGCCAACTCGATCCGATGGGGGCcggatgattttattttttggcgcAAAAAAGTCAAGTTACTTGCCGACATTAAcgacactagacgtccaatccatttgactggTACGCCCATTGACCAAACATCAATGGCACTggaagatgagcatccacagccagtttgAGCGAATTGTACATCTATCAtggtcaatagcagccaatgaatcAATTTTGTGTCAGACTGACCTACTCTAAAGTTTAGAGTATCTCAAAGCCTAACAGAATGTATACCTTGAGTTTAATAGTTGGATATAAAAGGAGCATCCCGTAAAGTTGTTCACCAACTTTGCAAACGACTGTGtatgaaaaacaaagacaaactgGTTAAAAAGTTTGCATT is from Stigmatopora argus isolate UIUO_Sarg chromosome 4, RoL_Sarg_1.0, whole genome shotgun sequence and encodes:
- the tmem158 gene encoding transmembrane protein 158 — its product is MLNSYPPLLLALIAVAGLAQRCRGWSDEDMLLLPPVNSSNRFLSDPGLDARLSKRSSEASPDASTLQTSSRCNVSVQRLLPASLVARWDSSFGFQCDVLVYTTNNHGRAFFSASFNRAISPVIIEHLGTTGGQQDLRLCVGCGMSRYRRLVPGRARGQQTAEQVAFCCVDFSLDELKGDKSWRLNRKPIESTLVACFMTLVIIVWSVAALIWPVPIIAGYLPNGMEQRRPR